Proteins found in one Lysinibacillus fusiformis genomic segment:
- a CDS encoding type 1 glutamine amidotransferase family protein, giving the protein MQTRKVYLYVFDTMADWEIGYLMAELNTGRYFKKGLEPLEVMTVGIDRSPVTTMGGITILPTMAVAECHLNSMDVLILPGGNTWLESIHEPVLNKVSKALNENVFVAAICGATFGLAKVGLLDTRQHTSNDLEYLKMLCPHYIGDEHFKQKPAVTERNLVTASGIAPLGFAYHVLRLLDVFTPETLHAWYKLYETQEKKYFYELMTSIE; this is encoded by the coding sequence ATGCAGACAAGAAAAGTATATCTTTATGTATTTGATACGATGGCAGATTGGGAGATAGGGTATTTAATGGCCGAATTAAATACAGGTAGATATTTTAAAAAGGGGTTAGAGCCTTTAGAGGTGATGACTGTAGGGATTGATAGAAGTCCTGTTACGACAATGGGCGGCATCACCATACTTCCGACGATGGCCGTTGCTGAATGTCACTTGAATAGCATGGATGTCTTGATTCTTCCTGGAGGCAACACATGGCTAGAGTCTATTCATGAGCCTGTATTGAATAAAGTCTCAAAAGCGTTGAACGAAAATGTTTTCGTAGCTGCAATTTGTGGTGCAACGTTTGGTCTCGCAAAGGTTGGTTTGCTTGATACAAGACAACATACGAGCAACGATCTCGAATACTTGAAGATGCTTTGTCCACATTATATTGGGGATGAACATTTTAAACAGAAGCCAGCCGTAACTGAAAGGAATTTAGTAACGGCATCAGGCATTGCACCGTTGGGATTTGCCTACCATGTTTTGAGGCTACTCGATGTTTTTACACCAGAAACATTACATGCTTGGTATAAGCTTTATGAGACGCAGGAGAAAAAATATTTTTATGAATTAATGACATCTATTGAATAA
- a CDS encoding CPBP family intramembrane glutamic endopeptidase, with protein MMNSLISAVLQVILFSVIPFIWWLCTARKKQPFLTWIGLQKPIIVHKGRYAMFFVLSIVVLVVPSFALIFFYIDRSLLAANQFAGLGVAAIIPALFYAIIQTGLAEELLFRGFLLKRLAKFFGFQVGNLVQSIVFGCVHGAMLWSLLSLHVILLVVLTTALAGYLMGWMNERVAGGSIVTSWCIHSIVNFIAACMYMFQF; from the coding sequence ATGATGAATAGTTTAATCAGTGCCGTTTTGCAAGTGATATTATTTTCAGTGATTCCGTTTATTTGGTGGCTTTGCACAGCGAGAAAAAAACAGCCCTTTTTAACGTGGATAGGCTTGCAAAAGCCCATTATTGTGCATAAGGGAAGGTATGCCATGTTCTTTGTACTTTCCATTGTTGTGCTTGTAGTACCGAGCTTTGCGCTAATCTTTTTCTATATTGATCGCTCCTTACTAGCGGCGAATCAATTTGCGGGCCTTGGTGTGGCAGCGATCATTCCAGCACTTTTCTACGCCATTATTCAAACAGGTTTAGCAGAGGAACTATTGTTTCGCGGCTTTTTATTGAAGAGGTTGGCGAAATTTTTTGGCTTTCAAGTAGGTAATCTCGTGCAAAGTATTGTTTTTGGCTGTGTTCATGGGGCCATGCTATGGTCGCTGCTTTCGCTTCACGTGATCTTGTTAGTCGTGCTTACTACAGCGCTTGCTGGCTATTTGATGGGGTGGATGAATGAACGAGTTGCAGGGGGTTCCATTGTCACTAGCTGGTGTATCCATAGTATTGTGAATTTCATAGCAGCGTGCATGTATATGTTTCAATTTTGA
- a CDS encoding class I SAM-dependent methyltransferase yields MGTLSTHLLEKARTYEQSTRISVPAYDTLFTMTQAYFRMHLGEQEASLLVVGAGGGNELSAWGPTNPKWTFTGVDPAVEMLQIAQHKAVQLGIESRVQLLQGTIEHLPQTTPKFDAASCILVLHFIEDRQEKRRLLQNIRKQLKPGKPFVLACAYGERESDELQDRISIWQSYFLDAGYTKEKVENMGKVIMNISFLSDQEIQQLLSEAGFQNITRFFSSGLFAGWMSHA; encoded by the coding sequence ATGGGGACATTATCTACACATTTATTAGAAAAGGCACGAACTTATGAGCAAAGCACGCGGATTTCCGTGCCTGCCTATGACACATTATTTACCATGACACAAGCCTATTTCCGTATGCATTTAGGGGAACAAGAAGCATCCTTACTTGTAGTAGGAGCGGGCGGGGGCAATGAACTTTCTGCATGGGGACCAACAAACCCTAAATGGACGTTCACCGGGGTTGATCCTGCTGTGGAAATGCTCCAAATCGCTCAACATAAAGCCGTACAACTCGGTATTGAAAGTCGTGTTCAGTTACTACAAGGAACGATTGAGCATTTGCCACAAACGACACCGAAATTCGATGCGGCAAGCTGTATCCTCGTTCTTCATTTTATTGAAGATCGACAGGAGAAACGCCGTCTACTACAAAACATTCGCAAGCAATTAAAACCCGGAAAGCCTTTTGTCCTCGCCTGTGCCTACGGAGAACGAGAAAGTGACGAGCTACAAGATCGCATCAGTATATGGCAAAGCTACTTTTTAGATGCTGGCTACACAAAAGAAAAGGTAGAAAACATGGGCAAAGTCATCATGAATATTTCTTTCTTATCTGATCAAGAAATCCAACAGCTTTTAAGTGAAGCTGGCTTCCAAAACATTACCCGCTTTTTCTCCTCAGGCCTCTTCGCAGGATGGATGAGCCACGCCTA
- a CDS encoding helix-turn-helix transcriptional regulator, with the protein MSKMDHMMQILWMLNSGRKITAKEIAEKLEINIRSVYRYINSLSASGVPIIAETGHHGGYTLLNNFIKSPLIFDVDEKAALLHASIFAKEAGYFLDEALNSATAKLTMYSNQEQEKMIQQHLQGFEIIGPVESSLEPLLKKLEESIVKETSIEMEYHTNNEEQAKSRVINPYGLVYWNQNWYVVAFCHVRNEIRTFKVGRISSLHQTVIPFQRPQSFSASDFFMKSLFPQVEDKQNLVPFIICGKTSAVDAISQDWFLKYHLKERTNKNAIFLLDEEALHTYVPYLLFPYGKAIQVVEPISLKQKIIDVLYELIHFYENENFTDGECQ; encoded by the coding sequence TTGTCTAAAATGGATCATATGATGCAGATTTTATGGATGTTGAATTCAGGTAGGAAAATTACTGCGAAAGAAATTGCTGAAAAATTAGAGATTAATATCAGATCCGTTTACCGCTATATTAACTCCCTTTCTGCCAGTGGTGTCCCAATTATAGCTGAAACCGGTCATCATGGAGGATATACCCTGTTGAATAATTTTATTAAAAGTCCTCTTATTTTTGATGTTGACGAGAAAGCGGCATTACTTCATGCTTCTATTTTTGCAAAAGAAGCTGGTTATTTTTTAGATGAGGCATTAAACAGTGCAACAGCAAAGCTTACAATGTATTCAAATCAAGAGCAAGAAAAAATGATTCAACAGCATTTACAAGGTTTCGAGATAATCGGACCTGTTGAATCCTCATTGGAGCCACTATTAAAAAAATTAGAAGAGAGTATAGTAAAGGAAACATCTATAGAAATGGAATACCATACTAATAATGAAGAGCAAGCTAAGTCTAGGGTGATTAATCCATATGGTTTGGTTTATTGGAATCAAAACTGGTATGTCGTTGCATTTTGTCATGTAAGAAATGAAATCCGTACTTTTAAAGTAGGCCGAATTAGCAGTCTGCATCAAACAGTCATTCCCTTCCAACGACCACAATCTTTCTCTGCCAGTGATTTTTTTATGAAAAGCCTTTTTCCCCAAGTCGAAGATAAACAGAACCTTGTGCCCTTCATCATTTGTGGAAAGACAAGTGCTGTGGATGCGATCAGTCAGGATTGGTTTTTAAAGTATCACCTCAAAGAACGCACCAATAAGAACGCAATATTTTTATTAGATGAAGAAGCATTACATACATATGTACCTTATTTACTTTTTCCCTATGGAAAAGCAATCCAAGTAGTAGAACCCATAAGTCTAAAGCAAAAAATAATTGATGTTCTATATGAGCTCATACATTTTTATGAAAATGAAAACTTTACTGACGGAGAATGTCAGTAA
- a CDS encoding DUF1648 domain-containing protein, producing MHIQQKTPTPRFCHQLTVIVSTIFLAGITATLIQYGKLPATIPVLQSFTSDQAQFGPKIAIFYLPFVALMLFLLLHYLEIKAAYPVMRKNKAPLSHRQRQNGILTFCLIKNSILLYFTYSLFNDLTVALGRERILQQWQAYLFLLLLCGIFMMGIVRGILLAKKS from the coding sequence ATGCATATACAACAAAAAACACCCACACCACGCTTTTGTCACCAGCTAACTGTTATCGTGTCTACTATTTTTCTAGCTGGTATTACAGCAACACTCATTCAATATGGCAAGCTCCCTGCCACGATTCCTGTCTTACAAAGCTTCACGAGTGACCAAGCCCAGTTCGGACCAAAAATCGCTATTTTTTATTTACCCTTTGTCGCACTCATGCTCTTTTTACTTTTACACTATTTAGAGATAAAAGCCGCTTATCCTGTGATGCGCAAAAATAAAGCCCCACTGTCCCATAGACAACGACAAAATGGCATCCTTACCTTTTGTCTCATCAAAAATAGTATTCTATTGTATTTCACCTACTCCCTGTTCAATGATCTTACGGTAGCTCTAGGACGTGAACGTATTTTACAGCAATGGCAGGCTTACCTATTTCTGTTGCTGTTATGTGGCATCTTCATGATGGGGATTGTGCGAGGCATTTTGTTGGCTAAAAAAAGTTAA